A region of the Halococcus agarilyticus genome:
CGGTGATCGTGACGTCGCGGCCCTCCGCGACCCGGATCTCGGGGGCCGTCGGCGCACTCGATCCGTCGACCGCGACCGAGCGGCCTGGCGCGGCCGGACTCCCATCGCACTCCTTCTCGTCGCTTCGCCGTTCGGACCCGTCGCTCTCGCGTGCCGTCCCCTTCGTCGCTGTCGTCGAGGACTCCGTCGTTGCCGGTGTGTCCTCCGAGGCCGGATCGGTCGAGCTCCCGCCGCCGACGGATTCGTCCGTCGCCGGTACGGGCGCGTCGTCGGCCGCTCTGGCTTGCTGTGTGGCCCTGACCTGTCGTGTGGTTCGTGGCGCAGCGCCGCCGTCGCTCGACTCGGCCGTTGCGGTCGGTGCTCCGTCGTCGGGATCGGTCGTCTCGATCCGTGGAACCGCGACGCCGCCCCGCGTCGCCCGGTCGCGCTCCGATCGGTCGGCCGTCGCGGCTCCGGTCTCGGCCTCCGTGTTGGGTCGCGGTGAGCCATCGTCACTGCTCCGACCGTCGCCGTCCGCTTCGTCACTGCCCTCGTCGTCCGTTCCTCGATGCTCCGCCGTGGTCCCCTCGCCGAGGAGTTTTTCGGTGAATTCCATCGTGTGTGGTTCGTCGTGTTCGGTCGTCGATCGTCTCGCTGTTCCAGCCGGGGCTGGTCGCTATCTCCCGCCGCCACCGCTGCGATTGCTCCCCCAGCTCTCGAACGCCATCTCGCCGAACGCCCAGACGCCGGCGGCCCCGACGAGACTCACGTAGACCACTCGCATCTCGACCGGGATCGCCCCCAGGTCGATGATACCCCGTCCGGCGATCGCCAACAACCCGATGAACGAGAGGGTGAGGACGATCGCGAGGACGTCGTTCGTCAGCCAGAACCGCGCCCTCGTGGACGTCGTGTCCTCCGTCGTGCCTTCGACATCGACGATCGTTTTCTCGCCCGTCTCGCCGCCAGTGTTCGATGGCTGCCCGCGTTGATTGGATGACATTGGTTGTGCTCCGGTGTTCGCGTCGAACGGCGCTGCGATCGCTCCGCGATGCGTCGCTGTTGTGTTCTCCCCGTCGTCAGTTCGCCCGGTGGCTGAAAGCAGCCGTCGAGACGACCGACTGTCGGCTCGGGAGTCATCCGCGTCCGCGACGCGTCGTCCGGGGCGTACGTCTCGGAGTTGTCGCACACGAACAAAACCTCGTCGTCGGTCTACAGATCAGTACTGTTCGGACCGATCGTTCCTACGCGTACCGATCGCTCCCTACGTCCGTGCAGCCGCCCACACCGCCGTCAGTCCGAGCGCGAGCGCGGGAAGCAGCGGAAGGACGAGAAAAGTATCGCGCCACGTCAGTCCGAGCGCGCTCAGCGTACCGCCGGCGTACGGTATCGCGAGGATCAGTCCGGGCGCGATCAGGAAGGCGACGACGATCACGCCAACGAGGATCCAACCGCGCCAGTCGAACGAGCGATTCTCGCCGCGTGCAGCGGCCTCGTCGTACTCGCTCCGTGGACTCTCCTCGAACGCCTCCGGGTCGTGGACGTACTCGTCGGTCATCCCGACACCCCACGACCCACCGATCGGCGTTCGGAACCGCGCATACCCGAACCACGACCGGTGTGGGCAAAAACCCGGCGGGTTTTGGTCGCGCGGGTGTAGTTCCGACCATGCGACACACCGACGGCGGCGACCCCGACGACGCACACGGCGACGATCACGAGCACGGTCACGCCGATCACGGGGGCGACCACGCTGCCCACGACCACGCAGACCCCGTCCACGCCCACGCTCACGATTTCGGTCCGATCGGGGTCGGGATCGTGACGGTCTCGACCAGCCGAACCCTGGAGGACGATCCCGCAGGCGACGCGATCGCGGCCGCGATCGAGGACACCGAGCACGAGGTCGCGACCCGCGAACTCGTCGACGACGACCACGACGGCATCCAGGGCAGCGTCGACGCCCTCGTCGGGCGCGAGGACGTCGACTGCGTCGTCACCACCGGCGGGACGGGCGTCACACCCGACGACGTGACCATCGAAGCCATCAGATCGCTGTTCGGGAAGGAGCTTCCCGGGTTCGGCGAACTGTTCCGCGCGCTCTCGCGTGAGGAGATCGGGACGCGAGTCGTCGCCACCCGCGCGACCGCGGGGATCGTCGACCGGAGTTCGAGCGGCGGCGGGACCGAGGACGCCGGCAACGGCGTGCCGGTGTTCTGCCTGCCCGGCAGCGAGGACGCCGCCCGCCTCGGCGTCGACGTCGTGATCGAGGAAGCGCCCCATCTCGCCGGGCTCGCGGCGCGCGACGAGGAGTAGTCCGCACCGCCCCGGCGTTCCCCGTCCGCACGCCAACTCCCGGTGGGTCGGATTCCGACCGCGCGGCGGATGGCTTTTCTCGCTGGCGCGTTCGAGTAGTGCCATGCGATTCGGCATTCTCGGCACGGCGAACATCGGACGAACCGCAGTGCTCCCGGCCATCGAGGCGACGGATCACGAAGTGCTCGCGGTCGCCTCCCGCGACGAGGGGCGCGCCCGAGCCTTCGCCGACGAGTGTGACGTTCCCCGGGCGCACGGCTCCTACGAGGCGTTGCTCACGGACGACGATGTCGAGGCGGTGTACAACCCGCTGCCGAACGCCCACCACGCCGAGTGGACGAAGCGCGCGGCCGACGCGGGCTGTCACGTCCTCTGTGAGAAACCGCTGACCGTCGACGCGGCCGAGGCGCGCGACCTCGGCGCGTACTGCGACGAGCGCGGCGTCACCCTGATGGAGGCGTTCATGTATCGCTATCACCCGCGGACCGAGCGCGCAGTCGCGGTGGTGCGCGAGCAACTCGACGACGTCCGGTTCGTGAAGTCGTCCTTCCAGTTCCCGCTCGGCCGCGACGCCGAGGACATCCGGCTCGATCCCGACTTCGCCGGTGGAAGCCTGATGGACGTCGGGTGTTACGCCGTCACCGCCGCACGGCTGTTCCTCGGTGAACCGGATCGCGCGTACGCGAGCGCGACCGACAGCCGGGACTGTGGCGTCGACACCCAGCTCACGGGACTGCTCGAATATTCCGACGGCGCGACCGCCGAGGTGTCGTGTAGCTTCGACACCCAGGATACCCAGTTCTACCGGGTCGAGGCCGGAAACGGGTGGCTCGAAGCCGACCCGGCGTTCGTCCCGCGCGAGGGCGACCGGGCCACGCTCCGGTATTCGGTCGACGGCCGCGAGGTCACCGAGACGTTCTCGGACGTCGATCAGTACCGTCGCCAGGTCGAACACTTCGTCGACGCTATCCACGACGACCGCCGACCACGGACCGACGCCCGCGAGGCCGAGCGCACGATGGCGGTCATCGACGCGCTCGCCGAGAGTGCGGATCGGGGAACGCCGATCGACGTGGGCGAGTGACGCCGGGGCGGTACGCCGGTCGGTAGCCAGGAGCACCGTGATCGGTCGCAACACCGTCCGCCGCCAAGTAGGCGGCCGAACGCGAGGCCGACTCAGTTCGTGTCGCTACCCTCGTCCCGGCTCTCCTCCTCCTCACGCTGGCGCTGGCGCTGCTCCTCGGTCAGTTCGTCGATCTTCCCCTCGACCTCGTCCTCCCGGGGTCGTCGATCGACGCGCTCGTTGACCTCCTCCACTCGCTTCGTGACCTCGCCGACCTCCTCGGAGACCGTCTCCTCGACGCGCTCGTCGACCTCTTCGGCGACCGTCTTCTCCACCCGCTCGTCGACTTCCTCGGAGACCGTCTTCTCGACCCGTTCGTCCACTTCCTCGGAGACCGTCTCCTCGACGCGCTCGTCGACCTCCTCGGTGAGCACTTCCTCGACCTCGTCCTCCCGGGGTCGCCGATCGACGCGCTCGTTGACCTCCTCGACGCGCTGCATGACCTCGTCGACCTCCTCCGAGACCGTCTCCTCCACCCGTTCGTCGACCTCCTCGGTCATCCACCGGGGATCGAACCGGGCCATCTTCCAGCCGACGTGGATGGCGTAGGAGACGAGCACGCCCAGGCCGAACGCGACACCGACCGCGGTGCCGACGGTGAGGATCAGGGCGACCGAGACGAAGATCAGTACGCCGTAGGTGAAGTCGACGATGGAGTCGACGCGATTCGGATTCATTGTCTACTGTATGGATAGGTGTCGGGGATAGTTATACCGTCGATCGTACATCGTCACACGAAGTTCCAGGACAGCGACGGTGAACCCCCTCGATTGCAACCACGAAGAACTGTCTCCGAAGGCCGGCGGCCAGACGGGTCGTTTAAGCCGCCCTGAGCGCTTCTTTCGGTATGGTCGAACCGCTCCTTGTCGTGGGTCTCGTCGTCGCGCTCTTCGTCGGCTACAACATCGGCGGTGCGAACACCGGGCCGGCCTTTGGCCCGGCGGTCGGCGCGGGGGTGCTCTCGAAGGTCGCCGCGGCGGGGTTGATGTCGGTCTTCTTCTTCGTCGGCGCGTGGACCGTCGGCCGGCGGGTCGTCGACACGCTCGGCCAGGACCTCCTCACGGATCCGGGCGTGTTCACGATCGAAACGAGCATCGTCGTCCTGTTCTTCATCGGCGGCGCGCTGTTCGTCGGCAACTACTCGGGGGCCCCCGCCTCGACGTCGATGACCGCCGTGGGCGCGATCGCGGGTCTCGGCGTCGCGACGGGCGAGCTCGACTGGGCCGTGATGGGCGAGATCGCGATCTGGTGGATCGTCGCCCCGCTCGTGGGGTTCTGGA
Encoded here:
- a CDS encoding Gfo/Idh/MocA family protein — translated: MRFGILGTANIGRTAVLPAIEATDHEVLAVASRDEGRARAFADECDVPRAHGSYEALLTDDDVEAVYNPLPNAHHAEWTKRAADAGCHVLCEKPLTVDAAEARDLGAYCDERGVTLMEAFMYRYHPRTERAVAVVREQLDDVRFVKSSFQFPLGRDAEDIRLDPDFAGGSLMDVGCYAVTAARLFLGEPDRAYASATDSRDCGVDTQLTGLLEYSDGATAEVSCSFDTQDTQFYRVEAGNGWLEADPAFVPREGDRATLRYSVDGREVTETFSDVDQYRRQVEHFVDAIHDDRRPRTDAREAERTMAVIDALAESADRGTPIDVGE
- a CDS encoding MogA/MoaB family molybdenum cofactor biosynthesis protein, whose amino-acid sequence is MRHTDGGDPDDAHGDDHEHGHADHGGDHAAHDHADPVHAHAHDFGPIGVGIVTVSTSRTLEDDPAGDAIAAAIEDTEHEVATRELVDDDHDGIQGSVDALVGREDVDCVVTTGGTGVTPDDVTIEAIRSLFGKELPGFGELFRALSREEIGTRVVATRATAGIVDRSSSGGGTEDAGNGVPVFCLPGSEDAARLGVDVVIEEAPHLAGLAARDEE